A genomic region of Colletotrichum destructivum chromosome 1, complete sequence contains the following coding sequences:
- a CDS encoding Putative aminotransferase class V domain, kynureninase, pyridoxal phosphate-dependent transferase: MDPPSRAHAESLDQKDALRHTRDEFVIPTKQDITSKTLAKKDESSTASSAGQQEKCTYLCGNSLGLQPKRTAVRIQQYLSTWATQGVQGHFKPLEDSPLPTWLDVDAKAAEMMAPIVGAQVAEVAVMQTLTANLHLLMSAFYKPQEGGRHKIILESKAFPSDHFAVETQIRHHGLSPSKSMICIEPPSASQGPTLTTQHILSTIEHHASDTALLLLPGIQYYTGQLLDIPTITAFAHKHSILVIWDLAHAVGNVPLKLHEWDVDAAAWCTYKYINGGPGCIGGAFVNSRHTTVTTSVEDPNSETGYMNRLAGWWGNDKSSRFVMATKFHPAPGAAGFQLSNPSVLDTTALCASLEVFEAAGGIGPLREKSVRLTGYLEKLLEAMPEDEKALFRALTPRRPEERGAQLSLLLADGLLDGVMGYFEEVGVVIDERKPNVIRVAPAPLYNTFVDCFDFVEQFGKALRRARRSG, from the exons ATGGATCCTCCGAGCAGAGCACACGCCGAGTCCCTCGACCAGAAGGACGCTTTAAGGCACACACGGGACGAATTCGTCATACCGACCAAACAAGACATCACCAGCAAGACCCTCGCCAAGAAAG ATGAATCCTCTACCGCCTCAAGCGCCGGCCAGCAGGAGAAGTGCACCTACCTCTGTGGGAACTCTCTCGGCTTGCAGCCCAAGCGCACTGCCGTGAGGATACAGCAGTACCTGTCGACCTGGGCCACTCAGGGCGTCCAGGGTCACTTCAAACCTCTCGAGGACTCCCCGTTGCCAACAtggctcgacgtcgacgcgaaggcggccgagatgatggCCCCCATCGTCGGTGCTCAAgttgccgaggtcgccgtcatGCAGACGCTGACGGCGAACCTGCATCTTCTCATGTCGGCCTTCTATAAGCCCCAAGAAGGCGGCAGGCATAAAATCATCTTGGAGAGCAAGGCCTTTCCGAGTGACCAT TTCGCCGTAGAGACCCagatcagacaccacggcCTCTCACCTTCCAAGTCTATGATCTGCATCGAGCCCCCTTCCGCCTCGCAGGGACCGACTCTCACCACCCAGCACATCCTCTCCACCATCGAACATCACGCCTCGGACACCgctctgcttcttctcccggGTATTCAGTACTACAccggccagctcctcgacatccCAACCATCACTGCTTTCGCCCACAAGCACTCCATCCTTGTCATTTGGGACCTTGCCCATGCCGTCGGCAACGTGCCCCTGAAGTTGCACGAGtgggacgtcgacgccgcggcgtgGTGCACGTACAAGTACATCAACGGCGGGCCGGGctgcatcggcggcgccttcgtcAACTCGAGACACACCACCGTCACAACCTCCGTTGAGGACCCGAACTCCGAGACCGGGTACATGAACCGGCTCGCCGGGTGGTGGGGTAACGACAAGTCGTCCCGCTTCGTCATGGCGACAAAGTTCCACCCGGCACCCGGGGCCGCTGGCTTCCAGCTGAGCAACCCAAGCGTGCTGGATACCACAGCACTTTGCGCGTCGCTCGAGgtcttcgaggccgccggcggcatcggaCCTCTGAGGGAGAAGTCCGTACGGCTAACCGGATacctcgagaagctgctcgaggcgATGCCAGAGGACGAGAAAGCGCTGTTCCGGGCCCtgacgccgaggcggcccGAGGAGCGGGGCGCACAGTTAAGCTTATTGCTCGCGGATGGGCTGCTCGACGGTGTAATGGGATATTTCGAGGAGGTTGGGGTCGTGATAGATGAGAGGAAGCCAAATGTCATCCGGgtcgcgccggcgccgctgtACAACACATTCGTGGACTGCTTTGACTTTGTGGAGCAGTTTGGCAAGGCGTTGCGtagggcgaggaggagcggctAG
- a CDS encoding Putative SH3 domain-containing protein produces the protein MTRPHIIRADTIDLQDPDAPSAKDHTSRTTGALGPHQAETLREVAQESAEDQARSPTQSWTNHGADNDDDISDSDDLAGNVSRKLTTAAMDDASKKQQQQDALAVAQNGGASNSDDGNMDDSDDDLDDDDMMDKISSSPSIEDVIHPYFLHGSIARLLLVRLAVIIFVGRHTNDNERYDEPHDERYDKQHTDDYYANDPPGNQYNGEFHSHEQYRDEYCDRRCDDWERYSVNDTSHEAKFGLEGVAQHGPIVHPLRLRKFEESDHEDFAQRRAEMERAERDEAIGGLDDNGIPLTIPYQPSIHDDDDDDDDDVSLPDDSRYTVCGWGYECLHEAEDIDFEFVYALHTFVATVEGQANATKGDTMVLLDDSNSYWWLVRVVKDSSIGYLPAEHIETPTERLARLNKHRNIDVVAPSTEEMNLSDLDQLSATMLGDQAGEKSKSTFKTALRKKKKTVAFAAPTFVDYSDYDYSSDEEDVDELLSQQKGAQQQQQQQQQQQQQSTAQQPSEENMDDDTAKVEPLKPRTTNEIKVVESAKPDDSLADDPKRDSGEIFEKPEGPSRSRNGTVRNTDSFFKDETVETKKITLTPNLLRDDSGSRPSTTESVQVKQRPSLDKIDKELQPDKKEDKKKKDKKEKEKKTSTIRSFFSRKDKKKSTDDDDESFGKRSMDIVTESQDREEEEIKEPLSPRGDGPQRNPSKLQKQQPRVEPSPSRKTGAATPQKSATRELSDFISTEGRPNNVSNVPPASMRIVEDDSSDPDAAAQQQRIKSPETTRSPPPQEKSSLSKIIPSRSGGSDKPQKVTKAKSRVELDDFDSSSGEEVEPAAAAAAAEPPVQQQAEQITKEEKLARPLPGAFPDSYLSTQSGSSAQTDKTVTPTQPQQAQPQPAAAEREKDRLSESPVQVSPVTASNPPTLMVDTSSQEGLSTSPSPELIEAEEAGRHRAQDSMTASSTSTGGSTTGSSWNDAKLRAFFDSSSDIRDMLVVVYDKNDVAPAGPEHPVAGSLFREQNAKLAEITTQLDNMLGDWLARKQRLRGTV, from the exons ATGACGAGACCTCACATTATTCGCGCTG ACACGATCGACCTCCAAGATCCCGACGCACCGTCGGCGAAAGACCACACTTCCAGAACGACTGGCGCCCTGGGCCCCCATCAGGCCGAGACTCTTCGAGAGGTTGCTCAAGAATCCGCCGAGGACCAAGCACGCAGCCCGACGCAGTCTTGGACAAATCAcggcgccgacaacgacgacgacatttCAGACTCGGACGATCTTGCCGGAAACGTCTCCAGGAAGCTCACCACTGCCGCCATGGACGACGCAAGCAAAaaacaacagcagcaagacGCCTTGGCTGTCGCGCAGAACGGAGGTGCGTCAAactcggacgacggcaacatggacgactcggacgacgacctggacgacgacgacatgatGGACAAGATTTCGAGTTCGCCCTCAATTGAAGATG TTATACACCCGTATTTCCTTCATGGCAGCATAGCAAGGCTTCTGCTCGTTCGATTggccgtcatcatcttcgtG GGTCGACATACGAACGACAACGAGCGATACGACGAACCGCACGACGAACGGTACGACAAGCAACACACCGACGACTATTACGCCAACGACCCACCCGGCAACCAGTACAACGGCGAGTTTCACAGCCACGAGCAGTACCGCGACGAATACTGCGACAGGCGATGCGACGATTGGGAACGGTACAGCGTCAATGACACAAGTCACGAAGCAAAGTTCGGTCTTGAGGGCGTGGCACAGCATGGCCCGATTGTTCACCCGCTTCGGCTCCGCAAGTTCGAAGAATCAGACCACGAGGACTTTGCGCAGCGGCGTGCCGAAATGGAGAGGGCAGAAAGAGACGAGGCGATTGGTGgactcgacgacaacggcatcCCGCTTACGATTCCCTACCAACCCTCGattcatgatgatgatgacgatgatgatgacgatgttTCCCTTCCTGATGATTCCAGATACACCGTCTGTGGCTGGGGCTACGAGTGCTTACACGAAGCAGAGGACATCGATTTCGAATTCGTCTACGCGTTACACACCTTCGTCGCGACCGTCGAAGGACAAGCAAATGCCACCAAAGGCGACACCATGGTGTTGCTCGACGACAGCAACAGTTACTGGTGGCTGGTGCGCGTGGTCAAAGACAGCAGCATCG GCTACTTGCCAGCTGAGCACATTGAAACGCCAACAGAGAGACTGGCGCGCTTGAACAAGCACAGGAACATTGACGTAGTCGCTCCCTCCACGGAAGAGATGAACCTTTCTGACCTAGATCAGCTTTCTGCCACAATGCTTGGAGATCAGGCTGGAGAAAAGTCCAAGAGCACGTTCAAGACAGCTctgaggaagaagaagaaaacagTCGCATTCGCCGCTCCGACCTTCGTCGACTACTCAGACTACGACTATTcttcggacgaggaggatgtggATGAACTCCTTTCCCAGCAAAAGGGTgcccagcagcaacaacagcaacagcagcagcagcagcagcagtcgaCAGCACAGCAACCGTCGGAAGAGAACATGGATGATGATACAGCCAAAGTGGAGCCTTTGAAGCCTCGGACAACAAATGAGATCAAGGTCGTGGAGTCCGCAAAGCCGGACGATTCTCTGGCAGACGATCCGAAACGCGATAGCGGCGAAATATTCGAGAAGCCCGAGGGTCCCAGCCGGTCACGAAATGGCACCGTCAGGAACACCGACTCTTTCTTCAAAGACGAAACAGTTGAGACAAAGAAAATCACCCTTACGCCTAACTTGCTTCGCGACGATAGTGgctcgcggccctcgaccACGGAGAGTGTTCAGGTTAAGCAGCGGCCGAGTCTGGATAAGATTGACAAGGAGCTGCAGccggacaagaaggaggataagaagaagaaggacaagaaggagaaggagaagaagacgagcaCGATTCGGAGTTTCTTCTCGCGtaaggacaagaagaaatctaccgatgacgacgacgagtctTTCGGCAAGAGATCGATGGACATTGTCACGGAATCCCAAGAtcgcgaggaggaggagatcaaggagcCATTGTCGCCGAGAGGGGATGGTCCGCAACGGAACCCGAGCAAGCTccagaagcagcagccaAGGGTGGAaccgtcaccgtcgaggaAGACCGGGGCCGCTACGCCTCAGAAATCTGCCACCCGGGAACTGTCGGATTTCATCTCGACTGAAGGGCGACCCAACAACGTCTCGAACGTACCACCCGCCTCTATGCGTAttgtcgaggacgactcGTCGGACCCAGACGCCGCAGCTCAACAGCAACGGATCAAGTCTCCCGAGACAACTcgatcgccgccgccacaaGAAAAGTCGTCGCTCTCCAAGATCATTCCTTCGCGGAGCGGTGGCAGTGACAAGCCACAAAAGGTCACCAAGGCCAAGTCACGGGTGGAGCTCGACGACTTTGATTCTTCTTCTGGTGAGGAGGTCGaacctgccgccgccgccgctgccgccgaacCGCcggtgcagcagcaggctgaGCAGATAACaaaggaagagaagctgGCCCGACCGTTGCCTGGAGCGTTCCCTGACAGCTACCTGAGCACCCAGAGCGGCTCGAGCGCTCAGACGGACAAGACCGTCACCCCAACGCAGCCTCAACAAGCTCAACCTCAGCCCGCTGCTGCGGAGCGAGAAAAGGACCGCCTTTCCGAGTCGCCTGTGCAAGTCTCTCCGGTGACGGCAAGCAATCCACCTACGCTCATGGTGGACACGTCAAGTCAGGAGGGACTCTCGacgtcaccgtcgccggagCTCATTGAAGCCGAGGAGGCAGGTAGACATCGCGCGCAAGACTCAATGACGGCGAgttcgacatcgacgggcGGAAGCACCACTGGCAGCAGCTGGAACGACGCGAAGCTTCGGGCCTTTTTCGATTCGAGCTCGGATATCCGAGATATGTTGGTCGTGGTATACGACAAGAACGATGTGGCGCCTGCTGGGCCGGAGCACCCGGTCGCAGGCTCCCTGTTCCGCGAACAAAACGCTAAGTTGGCGGAAATCACAACG CAACTTGACAACATGCTTGGTGACTGGTTAGCACGCAAGCAAAGACTTCGAGGCACTGTATAA
- a CDS encoding Putative six-hairpin glycosidase superfamily, alpha-L-rhamnosidase, six-hairpin glycosidase — protein MGGLWTNVFNFVTAQWSLVSPDWGRTPRQDRLHVHEPSWHRYVRASESRTIRPVGIVPHLTRGAVTNPSGFINGEGGPAIFYRPEEADEAPSVTVDFGQNTVGILSISFAGSSSASSAFKHDSYGRPGIRLAFSETLQFLSNVSDFSRSYNGDTITPGSDQIAVLKDPYVWTAKHGCQHRDAADGKGQVCADGLHGFRYLRIYLDALPADSPRAVPRGRVEISNLSLALSAFHGTPDTFKGWFECSDEELTGWWFDGVYTNDLCVDTFRGREDAEPRGAGSETLEGKVVIHDAPKRDRDPYVGDLAVAALTGYVSHGKGTVSEASRNVLADLAAHQRGDGWIPPASIMNYTLPLFDYPLWWVVCSHDYVWYTGDLDFLSAHYTNLVAVLDRWYPSVTDLATGLVTKGLNGTAGYGDYAFVPRQGPVTYYNALYVLALRRAAEMAVEAGRDGDAERWRRRAGEVSRALTERNFDEAVGAFWDGTRDGVFVDAHAQDGNSIAILADVVGGARASGVLGYYARAAARPYGNAFYDSDAVGEGFGERVYAFVSYFELAARFKSGAGRSAVEEMRRLYGWMSRGDPGVTFWEGIGPGGRPYEDGYTSMAHGWATGLVPLMSGWVLGVKPTGPGFRTWSVTPDLAGLRWARGVVPTPGGEGIEVEWEDRGGGDVRIRVRAPDGSSGVVGVPVRDKRAVVEVDGRVVYAGWRGGAGARLEGETVFVDVEGKRAGSDIMASVRGLPDTL, from the exons ATGGGTGGCCTGTGGACAAACGTCTTTAATTTCGTGACGGCCCAATGGTCTCTCGTTTCACCAGACTGGGGCAGAACTCCCCGCCAAGACCGGCTGCACGTCCACGAGCCGAGCTGGCACCGCTATGTCCGGGCCAGCGAGTCCAGGACAATCCGGCCCGTTGGCATCGTACCTCATCTCAcccgcggcgccgtcacgAACCCTTCGGGCTTTATCAATGGAGAGGGAGGACCCGCGATATTCTACCGtccggaggaggcggacgaAGCTCCCTCTGTCACGGTCGATTTCGGCCAGAACACCGTTGGCATCCTGTCGATTTCGTTCgccgggtcgtcgtcggcctcttcAGCTTTTAAACACGATAGCTATGGCAGACCTGGCATACGACTCGCCTTCTCCGAGACGTTACAGTTCCTGAGCAACGTCAGCGACTTCTCGCGCTCCTATAACGGAGACACCATCACCCCCGGCAGCGACCAGATCGCAGTCCTCAAAGACCCTTACGTCTGGACGGCGAAGCACGGATGCCAGcaccgcgacgccgccgacgggaaGGGCCAGGTCTGCGCGGACGGCCTGCACGGCTTCCGCTACCTGCGCATctacctcgacgccctccccGCCGACTCGCCACGCGCCGTCCcccgcggccgcgtcgagaTCTCcaacctctctctcgcccttTCAGCATTTCACGGAACGCCCGACACCTTCAAGGGGTGGTTCGAGTGcagcgacgaggagctgaCGGGCTGGTGGTTCGACGGAGTGTACACTAACGACCTCTGCGTGGACACCTTTCGCGGCAGGGAGGACGCCGAGCCGCGGGGGGCGGGGAGCGAGACGCTAGAGGGGAAGGTTGTCATCCACGACGCGCCTAAGAGGGACCGGGACCCGTATGTCGGAGAcctggcggtggcggcgctgaCGGGTTACGTATCGCACGGGAAGGGAACGGTGAGCGAGGCCAGCAGGAACGTGCTGGCGGATCTGGCGGCGCATCAGAGGGGCGACGGCTGGATTCCACCGGCGAGCAT CATGAACTACACGCTCCCCCTGTTCGACTATCCCCTTTGGTGGGTCGTTTGCAGCCACGACTACGTCTGGTACACGGGCGATCTGGACTTCCTCTCGGCTCACTATACTAACCTTGTCGCTGTGCTGGACCGCTGGTATCCCTCCGTCACTGATTTGGCGACGGGGCTCGTGACCAAAGGCCTAAACGGGACGGCCGGGTACGGCGATTACGCATTCGTACCACGGCAGGGTCCGGTGACGTACTACAACGCGCTGTATGTGCTCGCGCTGCGGcgggcggccgagatggcggtcgaggccggcaggGATGGGGATGCGgagcggtggcggcggcgggcgggcgaggtcTCGAGGGCCCTGACGGAGAGGAACTTTGACGAAGCAGTCGGAGCGTTCTGGGACGGCACGAGGGACGGGGTCTTCGTGGACGCGCACGCGCAGGACGGGAACAGCATCGCGATCCTCGCGGACGTGGTGGGCGGAGCGAGGGCAAGCGGGGTCCTCGGGTACTAcgcgcgggcggcggcgcggccgtACGGGAACGCGTTCTACGACTCGGATGCCgtgggggaggggtttgGCGAGCGGGTATACGCGTTCGTGTCCTACTTTGAGCTGGCGGCGCGGTTCAAGTCCGGGGCCGGGCGtagcgccgtcgaggagatgaGGAGGCTATACGGGTGGATGTCGCGCGGGGACCCCGGGGTGACGTTCTGGGAGGGGATCGGCCCCGGCGGGAGGCCGTACGAGGACGGGTACACGAGCATGGCGCACGGGTGGGCGACGGGGCTGGTGCCGCTGATGAGCGGGTGGGTCTTGGGCGTGAAGCCGACGGGGCCCGGGTTCCGGACGTGGAGCGTGACGCCGGACCTGGCGGGTTTGAGGTGGGCCCGCGGGGTCGTGCCGACGCCTGGGGGCGAAGGTATCGAGGTCGAGTGGGAGGACCGTGGGGGCGGGGACGTCAGGATCCGGGTGAGGGCGCCGGATGGTTCGAGCGGGGTTGTCGGCGTCCCCGTGAGGGACAAGCGGGCCGTCGTTGAGGTCGATGGGAGGGTCGTATATGCTGGGTGGCGCGGAGGGGCCGGGGCGAGGTTGGAGGGGGAGACGGTATTCGTTGATGTTGAAGGGAAACGGGCGGGCTCCGATATTATGGCTTCTGTGAGGGGGTTGCCTGACACTCTGTGA
- a CDS encoding Putative ferric reductase transmembrane component-like domain-containing protein, whose product MLSQNGVLLLGVLASLPLPAVLADGRGLIGWGKTMYHPPCAFACRGVIKGCPLLCTPTHGGEVHGSGHSTTTTPPECYTSDDAFLRTMALCLDTYCPLSDNAPRSLLEDYWAAHLATGTVGDYQWKPVVSYSEALVAARADEARVSEGHGTNATNTDAHGGHGKIKARHDHGGGSDDSGTGTLGTHSALPTIKAKQPLNVTSFVAEADWQKQYNGMTSFEINETGHATYTIIVTLVALFLPVVLAFARFVPGITRSRTWTWLNSTIIHPAVWGTKHREPVAIKAGGGIVPTRGQALYIAVISFLNVIFLLAPYHMIQPQSSFATSQQQEISVIGNRAGNLALGNMVALFFFSARNNPLLVLSDWSHGTFLLLHRWLGYWTILHTVLHSIMLLVYYKMFGDYAAEEAKLYWIWGIVGTVAAVLIWPASLLVVRQKAYELFLSLHHLLVALFLIGFYYHIWYCYTYNWGYEIWAFVAIAVWGLDRIWRLVRMVLNGVRTAIVTPVEGSDGDYLRIEIENVHAHGVVYLCFPTLGWRFWENHPFSVASSFAGGHTQPPTTSISTSVSHDDPEKSAADSPFDIRTDAKTHTIAMGSNKVPGPRATFIARTLTGMTAKLSAKLTATGGGPLRIPVLVEGSYHSNATAKLSHCTSLLCIAGGVGVTAVLPIARSFEAPRRSRLVWGVRHETLVAALEPEMGQLPKHVGLSIKIGERINIDAVLREELARDGESGPVGIVVCGPPSMTDEVRSRLSELGRTEGARKAFVLVDEAFSW is encoded by the exons ATGCTGTCGCAGAATGGCGTTctgctcctcggcgtcctcgccagcCTGCCGCTCCCTGCGGTGCTGGCCGACGGACGAGGACTGATCGGATGGGGCAAGACCATGTACCATCCACCCTGTGCCTTCGCCTGTCGAGGAGTCATCAAAGGATGTCCGCTCCTCTGTACACCAACacacggcggcgaggtccaCGGCTCGGGCCACTCaaccacgacgacgccgccagAATGCTACACCAGCGACGACGCCTTCCTCCGCACCATGGCACTCTGCCTCGATACCTACTGTCCGCTGTCCGACAACGCGCCCAGGAGCCTGCTCGAGGACTACTGGGCTGCCCACCTCGCGACCGGCACCGTGGGCGACTACCAGTGGAAGCCCGTGGTGTCATACTCGGAAGCTCTGGTTGCGGCGCGGGCGGACGAGGCGCGGGTCTCGGAAGGCCACGGGACCAACGCCACCAACACCGACGCCCACGGCGGACATGGGAAGATCAAGGCCAGGCACGATCACGGCGGCGGATCTGACGACTCGGGAACCGGCACCCTGGGCACACACAGCGCGCTGCCGACCATCAAGGCTAAGCAGCCCCTGAACGTAACCAGTTttgtcgccgaggccgactgGCAGAAGCAGTACAACGGCATGACGTCGTTCGAAATCAACGAGACTGGCCATGCCACGTACAC GATCATAGTAACGCTCGTTGCGCTCTTCCTCCCTGTCGTACTCGCCTTCGCCCGTTTCGTGCCCGGTATCACTCGAAGCCGAACGTGGACGTGGCTCAACTCAACCATCATTCACCCTGCCGTCTGGGGTACGAAGCACCGCGAACCGGTAGCCATcaaagccggcggcggaaTCGTCCCGACCCGAGGTCAAGCTCTGTacatcgccgtcatcagcTTTCTGAACGTCATATTCCTCCTGGCCCCGTACCACATGATCCAACCGCAGTCCTCTTTCGCCACgagccagcagcaggagaTCAGCGTCATCGGCAACCGGGCGGGAAACCTGGCCCTCGGCAACATGGTCGctctgttcttcttctcggcaaGAAACAACCCGCTGCTCGTGCTCAGCGACTGGAGCCACGGCACCTTTCTGCTACTGCACCGCTGGCTGGGCTACTGGACCATCCTCCACACCGTCCTCCACTCCATCATGCTTCTTGTCTACTACAAAATGTTTGGGGATTACGCCGCTGAGGAGGCCAAACTATACTGGATCTGGGGCATCGTCGGCACAGTGGCGGCGGTTTTGATCTGGCCTGCCTCCCTGCTCGTGGTCCGCCAGAAGGCCTATGAGCTTTTCCTCTCCCTACACCACTtgctcgtcgccctcttcctcatcggcTTCTACTACCACATCTGGTATTGCTACACGTACAACTGGGGCTACGAGATCTGGGCTTTCGTCGCGATTGCCGTCTGGGGCCTCGACCGCATCTGGAGACTGGTGCGCATGGTCCTCAACGGCGTTCGCACTGCCATCGTGACGCCGGTAGAGGGGTCCGACGGGGACTATTTGCGGATCGAGATCGAGAACGTGCATGCCCATGGCGTCGTGTACCTTTGCTTTCCTACCCTTGGCTGGAGATTCTGGGAGAATCATCCCTTCTCCGTTGCTTCTTCGTTTGCGGGAGGCCATACCCAACCGCCAACCACCTCCATCAGCACCTCGGTTTCCCACGACGATCCCGAGAAGTCGGCCGCAGACTCGCCATTCGATATACGAACCGACGCTAAGACCCATACTATCGCAATGGGAAGCAACAAGGTGCCGGGTCCCCGAGCAACCTTCATCGCTCGGACACTCACGGGAATGACCGCAAAGCTGAGTGCCAAGTTGACAGCGACCGGCGGCGGTCCGCTTCGCATCCCGGTTCTGGTAGAAGGCTCGTACCACTCCAACGCCACGGCGAAGCTGTCACACTGCACCTCGCTGCTCTGTATCGCcggtggcgtcggcgtcaccGCCGTGTTGCCGATTGCGCGCTCCTTCGAGGCCCCTCGTCGGTCCCGTCTCGTGTGGGGTGTCCGTCACGAAACCCTGGTCGCGGCGTTGGAGCCCGAGATGGGCCAGCTTCCGAAACACGTGGGTCTCAGCATCAAGATTGGCGAGCGCATCaacatcgacgccgtccttcGCGAAGAGCTGGCAAGGGACGGCGAGAGCGGTCCCGTCGGCATTGTCGTCTGCGGTCCGCCGAGCATGACAGACGAGGTGCGGTCAAGGTTATCGGAGTTGGGGAGGACGGAAGGAGCAAGGAAGGCGTTTGTGCTTGTGGACGAGGCATTCAGCTGGTAG
- a CDS encoding Putative Rhodanese-like domain, tryptophan synthase beta chain-like, PALP domain-containing protein: MDPLNVFRGPESVANYYNPDNSPPLPLVEIPDRLNPFRRDGVRIYAKLLTTLPAQNVKSLPALGMLLAQTNAADKSIVEASSGSTVLSLGILSRVLWGNESVTAFVTNKKHPDSLKLLRFFGLNVSLYGGLAQQEPTDPRGIMQRLRERAAQDSKICYPGQYDNENNWKSHERWTGPQILSQLPEIKVFCTTVGTGGCITGTGKYLKSQNPSIQVVGVFNVFGDPTPGPRHFYGFQTCGFPWKGTVDVQQEVSSADSYRMSMRLSREGIIAGPSSGEALQGLLDYIAEAKSGGKLQSLADDATGEVSCVFTCSDLPYQYLDGYFQKLANDEFSPIENEILLSCDQDRHDERWILDPRKAADMLNTRRMSDDRKEDEASDTQLSEKSVPVQSRTSRIKSGGKAGFTGWIKTCFKGVEPQGQGNSLQEPKDESLVVLDLRSAQEFSNRHIEGAHRVSLDALCPGAAVGVDLFGDADAVHRVWTNLQMLFKDGPAVGALERAKSRGVPVLVLCYNGEVSRLATSLLRGKGVEALSVGGGADELWKALDGKE; encoded by the exons ATGGATCCCCTAAACGTCTTCCGCGGGCCAGAATCCGTGGCCAACTATTACAACCCTGACAACAGCCCGCCGCTGCCTCTGGTCGAGATTCCTGATCGTCTGAATCCGTTCAGACGCGATGGTGTGAGAATCTACGCCAAGCTTCTCACGACTTTACCAGCGCAGAATGTGAAGTCTCTGCCGG CGTTGGGGATGCTGTTAGCCCAAACAAACGCCGCCGACAAGTCCATAGTCGAGGCAAGCTCAGGATCTACTGTGTTGTCTCTTGGCATACTTTCTCGCGTGCTCTGGGGAAACGAGAGCGTGACCGCTTTTGTGACGAACAAGAAACATCCCGATTCGCTCAAGCTGTTGAGATTTTTCGGTCTCAATGT GTCGCTGTATGGAGGGCTTGCGCAGCAAGAGCCGACAGATCCACGGGGTATCATGCAAAggctgagagagagggcaGCCCAAGACAGCAAAATTTGTTATCCAGGACAATATGACAACGAAAAT AACTGGAAATCCCATGAGCGTTGGACTGGGCCTCAGATCCTCAGTCAGCTCCCTGAAATCAAAGTCTTCTGTACGACCGTCGGCACAGGTG GTTGTATCACGGGTACGGGAAAGTATTTGAAGTCCCAGAACCCCTCAATACAGGTCGTCGG TGTCTTCAATGTCTTTGGAGACCCAACGCCTGGTCCTCGACACTTCTACGGTTTTCAAACTTGTGGCTTCCCGTGGAAGGGGACAGTGGATGTCCAGCAGGAAGTCTCGTCGGCCGATTCTTACCGCATGTCCATGAGGCTTTCACGCGAGGGCATAATCGCAGGCCCCTCGTCAGGGGAAGCTCTCCAAGGCCTTCTAGACTACATCGCCGAAGCCAAGTCCGGCGGCAAGCTTCAAAGCCTGGCCGATGATGCCACGGGAGAGGTTTCTTGCGTCTTCACTTGCAGTGATCTGCCCTACCAGTACTTGGACGGTTATTTTCAGAAGCTCGCCAACGATGAGTTCTCGCCCATCGAGAACGAA ATCCTCCTCTCTTGTGATCAGGACAGACACGACGAGCGGTGGATACTGGATCCCAGAAAAGCTGCCGACATGCTGAACACCAGGCGTATGTCCGATGACAGAAAGGAAGATGAAGCCTCCGACACGCAACTGAGCGAGAAGTCGGTGCCGGTCCAAAGCCGCACATCCAGGATCAAGAGCGGCGGGAAGGCCGGTTTTACTGGGTGGATCAAGACTTGTTTCAAGGGCGTTGAGCCACAGGGACAGGGCAACTCGCTGCAAGAGCCCAAAGACGAGTCGCTGGTGGTGTTGGACCTTCGAAGCGCACAGGAATTCTCAAACCGGCACATCGAAGGAGCCCATCGGGTATCCTTGGACGCTCTGTGCCCCGGAGCGGCAGTTGGCGTCGACCTGTTTGGAGACGCAGACGCCGTCCACAGGGTCTGGACCAACTTGCAGATGCTGTTTAAGGATGGCCCGGCAGTAGGCGCGCTTGAGAGGGCAAAGAGTCGCGGGGTGCCAGTGCTAGTCCTTTGCTATAACGGCGAAGTATCGCGCCTGGCCACCTCGCTGCTCAGGGGCAAAGGGGTTGAGGCGCTCAGTGTTGGGGGAGGAGCTGACGAGCTTTGGAAAGCATTAGATGGCAAGGAATGA